The genomic stretch GGGGGATTGCACTATTTAGAACGCCAATCGACTCGTTAACGCTATTTGCTCGTGGTGCGGTTTTAGCAGGGGAATATGATAAAGATTTCGCCAATAATGTGGGAATAGACGACCGCAGCGTGACTGGTGCAATGGCAGCAGGTTACGCGGTATTAAAAACCGGTGAAGATGGCACTTTCCTTGCGGCTTTCCCAGAGTTTACCTACCTAAATGGCGATATGGATATTAACACGGTTAAAACGACACTGATGGCAGCAACGCCCGTTTCTGAAGATGGAAAGCGTTGGGGACAAATCAAAATTGAATCCACGTCTGGAGAGACTAAGTTGAATGGCGTAACTCATAAAATGGATACCGATACCGTCGCTTGGTTCAACTACAAAGTGTTCTTCTAACTTGAAGTAATCTCTATTGGGGGGAAAGATGGTGGTGAGTGTTGGCTTGGCGAGATACACTCACCTTCACTTGTCACAATGAAAGGTATCAAGATGACGATCGAAATTGACCAACTAACCCAACAATACCCTCTTATTAAAGAGCTCATCTCGCTCAAAGAAATTTCTTGGTTCAACCCCGCTATCACTAGCTTTGAGGAAGGATTGCCGTATGTGGGACTTGATCAGAGCGACATCAAAGATGCCAGCGACAGATTAAATCGATTTGCGCCCTACCTCGCTCATATTTTCCCAGAAACAGAAGAAAGTAACGGAATCATCGAATCTGAAGTTGTCACCATTCCATCGATGAAAGCGATTTTGGACAGTGAGTACACAACCCATATCGCAGGACAATTGATGTTAAAGAAAGACAGTCACCTACCCATTTCAGGCTCTATAAAAGCCAGAGGTGGTATCTATGAGGTACTTGTACTCGCAGAGAAATTGGCGATAGACGCTGGAATACTCAATGAAAATGATGACTACACCCTATTAGCAACCGAACCGTTCAAAGCATTTTTTAGCCAATTCAGCATCGCCGTTGGATCAACAGGGAATCTTGGGTTGTCTATCGGGATCATGAGTGCAAAGTTAGGTTTCTCTGTCTCAGTCCATATGTCCGCAGACGCTAAAGCGTGGAAAAAAGACAAACTGCGTTATCACGGAGTAACGGTTGTCGAATATGAACAAGATTACGGAGTAGCAGTAGCTCAAGGACGCAAAGAAGCTGAGAAAGATCCGAACTGCTTTTTCATTGATGATGAGAATTCACAGTCGCTCTTTCTCGGATACTCCGTGGCCGGAGAACGCTTAAAGCAGCAGTTCACTGAAAAGAACATCGCTGTCGATGCTAGGCACCCACTGTTTGTTTACCTCCCTTGCGGTGTCGGCGGAGGCCCAGGTGGTGTCGCATTCGGGCTGAAGGCAGCGTTTGGTGACCACGTTCATTGTATTTTTGCCGAACCGACGCACTCACCATGTATGTTACTTGGGGTACATACCGGGCTTCATGATGGCATCAGTGTTCAAGAGATTGGTATCGACAATGTCACCGCAGCTGACGGGCTTGCTGTGGGACGCGCTTCTGGTTTTGTTGGCAGAGCAATGGAAAGGCTGTTGGACGGATACATCACCGTATCTGATGAGCGCTTGTATCGCCTACTTGGTCAACTCAGCAAATCGGAAAACATTCAACTTGAACCTTCCGCACTGGCAGGCATGCTTGGTCCAGTAATCTCGACCAACAATAGTGAATATCGAGAGCGCATGGGCTTTGACGGTTCAATTATGGCAAACGCAACTCACCTTGTTTGGGCAACAGGAGGTGGTATGGTTCCACAATCAGAAATGCAAGTCTATTTAGAACAATCAAGCACCTAACCCTCTCGTGCCTGGCCGTTAACCACTAGCTCCGATTTGGAACTACCCAAAACAAAAAAGGGCGCAGTTACACACGCGCCCCACATCGTTCCACTGTAGATTTTTCGATGAAACATTAGCTTAATACCAATCGTAGTAAATAACTGATCATCCTAGCTTGTTAAAACGCTTGATAACTGCGTTAGAATTTTTGATTGTAGAGTAACTACTTATCGGAAAAATTCTGCCTTGTTCTTAAGCCTTTTCCCGGCGCTATTTTTGACCACTTATTTACTGTGATTGGTATAAGAAAAAATTTCAGTACGATTTCGACCTTTTCTTTTTGCAGCATACAAAGCATTGTCCGCTAACTCCAAGGTAAGTGATAACGGAGTTGTATCACCATGCCATTGCGCAACACCAATCGAGATCGTCGCCCCCTCCTCAAACGAGGTAATGTCCGATTCAATGGAACGTCTAATGCGCTCGGCAATATCATAAGCCACATCCATGCTCGCCCCATCTAAGAAGATAATGAACTCTTCTCCTCCTGAACGACAGACAACATCTACGTCTCTTACTTGAGCTTTCATTAAGTTTGCCGTCTGCTTAATCAACTGGTCGCCAAACTGGTGACCATATTTATCGTTAACGGCCTTGAAGTGATCAATATCCAATGCCAATACCGATACCGGTTTATTACTCTGTTGGAAAGTCTCTATTGTTTGCTTGAGCCCTCGGCGATTCAACAAGCCCGTCATTGGATCGGTCAGGTTTTCAGAATGCAATTTCTCTATCTGGTTCGATACTAAGTTAAAGGTATTCTCGCAGCTTGCTTTGAGTTGCGATGCCTCAAAATACCAAGGGTGAACATTGCTCAGTTCGGTTGATAGTGAATGCGTGGTATCGAATTTGTTTACGGTATTCGCGAGCTGCCACAATGGTCTAGATATACAAATAGCGGAGACCCAAATGAAGATCAAAGTGCCAATTCCGACTGGAATAGACTCAAACATCACGTATTGCATTTGAGTCTCTAGCTCCATAATGGCCCTATCTTTCGGGGTTTGAGCGATGATACCCCAGCCCGTGCTTTTCACCAGAGCAAACCCCGACAACACCCTGATACCTTGAGTATTCACAACTTCCTTAGAGCCCTCGCCAACATTCAACGCGGTTTCTACTGCGTCATTACCCAATACCACTTCACCAATACGGTTTTTATCTGGGTGATAAATCAGTGAACGGTTTCGATCAACCACGTACAAATACGAGCCATCTTTATAATTATGACGGCTCAATAGGTTACTCAAAAGGCTAGAGTTTTCTAGATAAATACTGCCACCGACATACCCAAGATATCTACCTTGAGGAGAGAATATCGGATACGTCATACTAATGAGATAATTTCCTGCAGGTGAAACGAATGGATCGGAAATCAACGGTGCCTTCGCTCGTATTGACTGTCTAGAACGCTCCGACGTTAATTTCACCCCTTGAATGTTGACACTCTTGGGCATAATTGAACCGATCACACCGTCATGATTCACCACATACACTGAGTTAAATGAATCCGTCTGTTGTTTGAGCCTTGCAGTCTCTTGCTCAACAAAGTTCGCATCATCGATACGAGAAGAGAGTAGACGCGCACTGTATTTTAGTTGAGATATCACTTGCTCAACATATACATCCGTCATTGCCGCCATTTTGTCAGCATAGACTCGATTTGCCTCTAGGTTTTTGTTGATTATTAATTCATGTTGAGCACGGTAGCTTGAATGAAATACGTTCATCAACGTAATAGCCACACTCAAGATACACAAAGATAAGACAAGTAATCGTAAGTTAATTCGATGGCCAATTACTGACGTCATGCCTGACTTCCATTGTAAAAACACTCCCCCTATTTCTTGAATAATATTTATCATCCAACAGGAGAGCGTGGTTATAATTTAAATTTATAAAATAATATTACCAACAGTGATAGATTAAGTAAAAACAAAACCATGCATAATGAGATTTCAACCCTGTTGAGTATGAAAGTGAGATAATTCGCTGATTTTATAAGCAATAGATAGAATAAAATGTCAATAAAAACCTTTAGGTAAGTGGGGATATTGCATGATCGTTTCAAAAATGATTCACACCTTAGAAATTGACTTTGTTTGGTATTTTTTAGATTCCTGAATTCGAGGGGTTGCCCTATTTTAAAATGGGAGAGCTATTTCACTTAGGATTGACTCTCATTTATATATAAAAAAACTAGCGGTTTTATTACTCATTCAATCTACAAAAATTGTATTTTTCAAGCATAATTATTCAAATATAATAATATTAATCATTTTAATTTAAACAATAATTGAGCCACCTTCTAGCACGTATTTTTCACCTCAAATATCCGATTTTCACAATCGATAATTGCACATTCACAAAACAATTTTTCCCTTTAATTGCTTTAAGTTTTCATTTACTGTGATGAAACTTGAAATTGACTACGGTTGGCACGTGAATCTACGACAACTTGAAATCTTTTATGCTGTGATAAAATCTGGCACCGTCTCTGGTGCAGCAAAACAACTTCATGTTTCACAGCCAAACGTCACTCGCGTTCTCTCTCACACTGAGCAACAATTGGGTTTTGCCCTATTTGAACGCATAAAAGGAAGGCTAGTTCCTACCAAGGAAGCGCATCAACTACTCCCTGAAGCAGAAAAAATCTATCAGCAGTTAGGCCAATTTCGTAACCTAACAAATAAAATAAAAGCAGGAGAAAGGCACCTGACTATTGGCGCACCTCCAATTCTCTCTGCCACTATGCTGGCACCCATTATTGCTCAGTTATGTAAAAGCGGGGACTACAACATTGAGGTCTCAACAGGGAATCAAGATGAACTATGCGATGCTCTATTAAAGAATCAGCTCGATCTAGCAATCTGTTTTGGTCAAGATGCTCCGCCCTCTCTCGTCCAAAAAACGCTATTTACGTCTGAGATGTGTGTGATCACGCCTCCTCAAAGTTCAGATGATGAGGTTATTTGTCTCAAACAGGTACTCAATTCTGACAAAACATTGATTGGTCTCGACAGCCGTGATCCATTGGGTGCACAACTGCATCAAGCCATACATGCACTCGAGCCCGAATACCACCCTTCAGTATCGGTACGAAACTATAGCTCCGCTGCCGAATTAGTCGTCCACCAAGTAGGTTGTGCGATTGTCGACCCTTGGACAGCTCATCAATACAAAGATCGCGTACACAGAGCAAGATTAACGCCGACCATCAATATTACGGTGTCACTACTTTATGCCGAACACAGCCCACTCAGCATTTCAGCAAGAAACTTTGTCCAACAATTGGAAGCGAGCCTATAACTTGTTGTTATAGGCAACCAACAAATAAGCATTCGAACCCTTCTCGGTGAACCACTACTCTGTTTTTTAATTCAACAGGATACCAAGGATGCTTTTATGTCTATCGCCCAACCCTACCTACTCTTCTTAGGCGACGTTACCGACTCAATCTCAGCCAAAACAGCGCGCGGTATTGCGCTATGGCGACCTGAACTATGTGTGGGGGAGCTAAGATTAACGGCAAAAACTGTCTCGTTAGGGCTAGAGAACCTTTCGTTAGAACAAGCGCTAGAACAAGGCGCTAAAACATTGGTTATCGGTACTGCCAATGCCGGAGGCGTAATCCCTGAAACTTGGAAGCCGACGCTAATCAAAGCAGCACAGCTTGGGTTTAGTATTGCATCGGGCATGCATTCCCGCCTTACTGAGATCCCAGAACTTGCAGAGCTTCAAGCCAAAGGAAAGACGCACCTTCACGATGTACGTCACTACGATGCACCTCTTGCTGTTGGTACAGGCAAAGCCCGCCAAGGCAAACGCCTTCTCACCGTCGGAACGGACTGTTCAGTGGGTAAAATGTTTACCGCTCTGGCTTTAGAAAAAGCCCTAAAAGAGCTAGAAGTCGATGCAAAGTTTAAAGCAACGGGTCAAACCGGGATACTCGTTGCAGGCGATGGTATCTCAATCGACGCAGTGGTAGCAGACTTCATTTCTGGTGCCGTAGAAGCGATAAGCCCAGGCTTTAACGACCACCAATGGGATATCATCGAGGGACAAGGTTCTCTATTTAACCCTTCCTTTGCAGGGGTGAGCTTAGGCTTGCTTCATGGTGCCCAAGCAGATGCACTTGTACTTTGCCATGAAGTTGGTAGACCTCACATTCGCCACCTTCCTCATTGTCAACTCCCTTCCATTTCTACCACGATAGAAGCGAACTTGGCAGCGGCTAGACTAACAAACCCAAAAGCAGAACTAGCCGGAATTAGTCTTAATACTTCAGCTCTGAATGAAGAAGAAGCCAAAGCGCTTTGTGCAGATTGGCAAGAGACTTACAACGTACCTGTTACCGACCCTGTACGTTTCGGCATCCAGTCTATTGCCAGTGATCTCAATGCCAACTTTTAACTTGCGAGAAAAAACCATGTTATTAGAAGCGACTCCACACAGTATCAAATTGGCGACCCCTTTTGTTATATCACGAGGTGCCAGAACTCATTGCCACATAGTGAGGGTGACCGTCTCTCATGACCACCAACAAGGGACTGGAGAGTGCACACCTTACCTGAGATACGGTGAGAGTGTTGAGTCAGTAATAGCACAAATAGAAAGCTGGACTTCAGACTTAGTCAGCCTATCACCACAAGAAGCAAAACAGCACTTACAATCAATGCCAGCGGGCGCAGCACGTAATGCCGTAGATTGCGCGCTTTGGGATTTGATTAGCAAACTAGAAGGGGCATCCTTTCCATCGCCTACTTTTACTATTAGTCCAACAATAGAGACTGCTATGACAGTGTCCATTGGTGAAGCAGAAGCCATGGCAACACAAGCCAAACAATACGTAGACCAAGGCGCGACACTGTTAAAAGTGAAATTGGATGGTGAATCGGTGGTTGAACGAGTTGCCGCTGTGAGAGCCGCTGCTCCGCATAGCAAAATCATACTCGATGCAAATGAAGCTTGGGGTACTCTCGATCTAGAACAGTTATTCGAACAACTTGCCCCTTTCAATATCACCATGATTGAGCAGCCTTTGCCTTCTGGAGAAGACCAGCTCCTAGCCAGTATTACGCACCCTATTCCACTCTGTGCAGACGAAAGCTGCCACACAAGAGCACAACTCGTTGACCTGAAGGGGCTTTATGAGATGGTCAATATCAAACTCGATAAGACAGGCGGGTTAACAGAAGCATTACTCTTGGAAAAGCAAGCCAGAGAGGAGGGTTTCGCGATTATGGCCGGCTGTATGCTTGGTACTTCGATCGCAATGAAAGCCGCATTGCCTATTGCGACCAACGCTGAGGTGGTTGATTTGGATGGCCCAGTGTTGCTTGGCGATGATGTTGAAGACGGGCTTAAGTACCACGCTGGCAAACTCTATCTATAATCTCTCTAACTTGGGCACTTGGTTGGCTGCCTTCAGCGTGGGGCAGCCTTGCTATATATAGAGGGAGTCTAAGTATACTAATTGGCCCATTTCCAAAGCGGTTGATCGAGTATTCCTTGTCCCGGAATACAAGTTTCGCCCAACTGTTTGTCTAAGAAGATCGAGTTACACTCAGGGTGCTCTTCTAACGTTGCTACCAAACGAGAGGCGTGAGAAACAACCCAAACTTGCCCCACTTCAGAAGCCTTAATAATAAGTCGCCCTAGAGCTGGGAGTAAATCAGGGTGCAAACTGGTTTCCGGTTCGTTCAATACCAACAAAGAAGGAGGCCTTGGTGTCAGCAGCGCGGCAATAAGCAGTAGATAGCGAAGCGTTCCATCCGAGAGCTCAGAAACTTTAAGTGGTCTTAACAACCCTTCTTGGAAGAACAACAATGAAAAGCGATTGTCCTCACCTTTCGTGATCGAGATTGCCGCTCCAGGGAACGCATCATCAATCGCTGCAGCTAACGCTTCTCGATCACCAATTTCATAAATGGTTCTCAGAGCAGCAAGCAACCCATGACCTTCATGATCAAGCACTGGCGTAAAGGTCCCAATTCTAGACTGACGAATGGGTGAGTCGACATCCGTGCGGAACTGATCGTAGAAACGCCAACGTTTTATCTGTTCTCTCACCCGGAATATTTCAGGAGCGCTACTCGGGTCGGCAAGCTCGGTAAGAATACTATCAAACGTTGAAAGATGATCGGCATGCACACGCCAAGAGCGGCCGTCACGAATTTTGACTATTGGGCCTTGTCTGTCCACCAAACAGCTTGCAGGCCGGTATGATGACCCCACCCAAATGCATTCTCTGCGGATAACTGGGTCGAACCCAAACAGCGTTGGATCAGGGCTTTGATCGGGAGCGGGTAGACCAAGAGAAATACTGTAGCTGAATTCTTCACCAGAGAAGCCGAATTCCAGCCGAGTCGGTTTTTGCTTTTTGTACGCACCTTGAATCGGGGCTCTGCCTTGGATCATCTCGCGCGATAATTGCTCTGGGCCCGCCCAAAAAATGGACTCCAAACCGCCACTTTGAGCCAGTGCAGAAATCAAGTTTCCGTCTGCGGTTTCACTGAGCAGCTTGAGCGCTTTATACAGATTTGATTTACCGCTACCGTTAGCACCAGTCACCACATTTAGACTTGATAGCGGAGCAACGATTTCTTTGAGTGAGCGATAGTTTTTAATCGCGAAGGCTTCAATCACAGGGGTTCCTCGATGATGACAAAAGCGCAGTGTCGTTATTAGTTTAAACAAACATAAACTGTATCACAGAGCCAAGTACGAAAATCATACTAATCATCTGATTTAATGACATTATTTACTGAGTATAAAACTAAAACCGAGTATGCGGTTTACATTAACTGGCGTACTTTGCTTGATAAAACTGTTGCTGTTCTTCTGAGTCCATCAAGTTGCAAGTCTTACACATGCGCACTTTGTTGAGTTTGTACTTCAAACAACATGTCTTTCTTCGAGCGAACAAAGCATGCCCTTGACTGCTTGATACGGTTTTCACTTCTACTAAGCTATTCTTTTCACCCAGAATCTTCGTCAACCAACGCTCTACTCGCTGATTCAAATCAGCACCTGAGCTATGTAGGTGCTTGTCAGACAAGCGGGTGAAGCCTTGAGCCAAGGCATTACTTAAGTTACCCCAAAAGCGTTTTCGATTTACACGTTGCTCTGCAAATATAGGCTCTAGTTGAGCGCCAATATTGGTGACAATTTTAGCAAGCTTTTCATCTAACTCTTGGTCGCTCAAAACTTGGCTGTCTTGGCTTTCTATCGCAATCGTATTGATTCGGCCATTTGATTCAATGTTCAGATGAATCACTTTTGCATCAATGTCTGGAACAATGCCGTACTTCCAACGTAATGCCACTAAAGTCGGGAAAATAAGCTCCACTAACTGCTTGTGCCATAAAGATGCGCATACCGCAGTTCCCAATTGGGTGTGTTCTGCATGTAGAGACATCAACTGTGCGAAGGATTCGTTTAGCCAAGTATTCAAGTCGATATTTTCGTCGCTAAGCACGTTGAGTTCATGGCGTTGATCAACCTGTGTTAATTCGTTCAACGCCAGACCCAGCGAACACTGTTTTCTCTCACCCCATAACGACTGCAGGAGGTTAAAGTCCGTTGTGGTAAGGCCCGATGAAACCGCCTTTAAGGAAGCGACCTGGATTGATTTTACTTTCACTCTAAAACTTAACTTTGTTGTTCACTTACAAACTGTGAATTATCTATTTCACACTGTATGAGATATCGATACTGTATTCGCGCTGCTTCCATGTAACGAAATCAGGCGCAGCAGGAAACGGTTCCGCTTTTCGGACAAGCTTAATTGCGGCTCGATCAAACTCACGAATACGAGAAGGTTTCGCGATTTTATAATCTTTGATCATACCGAACCTATCGAGAGTAAATACCACCACGACGACACCCTGTTTGCGACGTGATTTTAGTATTTTTGGCGTCACCTTTTTAGATAGCA from Vibrio pelagius encodes the following:
- a CDS encoding AAA family ATPase, giving the protein MIEAFAIKNYRSLKEIVAPLSSLNVVTGANGSGKSNLYKALKLLSETADGNLISALAQSGGLESIFWAGPEQLSREMIQGRAPIQGAYKKQKPTRLEFGFSGEEFSYSISLGLPAPDQSPDPTLFGFDPVIRRECIWVGSSYRPASCLVDRQGPIVKIRDGRSWRVHADHLSTFDSILTELADPSSAPEIFRVREQIKRWRFYDQFRTDVDSPIRQSRIGTFTPVLDHEGHGLLAALRTIYEIGDREALAAAIDDAFPGAAISITKGEDNRFSLLFFQEGLLRPLKVSELSDGTLRYLLLIAALLTPRPPSLLVLNEPETSLHPDLLPALGRLIIKASEVGQVWVVSHASRLVATLEEHPECNSIFLDKQLGETCIPGQGILDQPLWKWAN
- the dgcN gene encoding N-acetyltransferase DgcN encodes the protein MSIAQPYLLFLGDVTDSISAKTARGIALWRPELCVGELRLTAKTVSLGLENLSLEQALEQGAKTLVIGTANAGGVIPETWKPTLIKAAQLGFSIASGMHSRLTEIPELAELQAKGKTHLHDVRHYDAPLAVGTGKARQGKRLLTVGTDCSVGKMFTALALEKALKELEVDAKFKATGQTGILVAGDGISIDAVVADFISGAVEAISPGFNDHQWDIIEGQGSLFNPSFAGVSLGLLHGAQADALVLCHEVGRPHIRHLPHCQLPSISTTIEANLAAARLTNPKAELAGISLNTSALNEEEAKALCADWQETYNVPVTDPVRFGIQSIASDLNANF
- the fhuF gene encoding siderophore-iron reductase FhuF; the protein is MKVKSIQVASLKAVSSGLTTTDFNLLQSLWGERKQCSLGLALNELTQVDQRHELNVLSDENIDLNTWLNESFAQLMSLHAEHTQLGTAVCASLWHKQLVELIFPTLVALRWKYGIVPDIDAKVIHLNIESNGRINTIAIESQDSQVLSDQELDEKLAKIVTNIGAQLEPIFAEQRVNRKRFWGNLSNALAQGFTRLSDKHLHSSGADLNQRVERWLTKILGEKNSLVEVKTVSSSQGHALFARRKTCCLKYKLNKVRMCKTCNLMDSEEQQQFYQAKYAS
- a CDS encoding LysR family transcriptional regulator encodes the protein MNLRQLEIFYAVIKSGTVSGAAKQLHVSQPNVTRVLSHTEQQLGFALFERIKGRLVPTKEAHQLLPEAEKIYQQLGQFRNLTNKIKAGERHLTIGAPPILSATMLAPIIAQLCKSGDYNIEVSTGNQDELCDALLKNQLDLAICFGQDAPPSLVQKTLFTSEMCVITPPQSSDDEVICLKQVLNSDKTLIGLDSRDPLGAQLHQAIHALEPEYHPSVSVRNYSSAAELVVHQVGCAIVDPWTAHQYKDRVHRARLTPTINITVSLLYAEHSPLSISARNFVQQLEASL
- a CDS encoding D-serine ammonia-lyase, which translates into the protein MTIEIDQLTQQYPLIKELISLKEISWFNPAITSFEEGLPYVGLDQSDIKDASDRLNRFAPYLAHIFPETEESNGIIESEVVTIPSMKAILDSEYTTHIAGQLMLKKDSHLPISGSIKARGGIYEVLVLAEKLAIDAGILNENDDYTLLATEPFKAFFSQFSIAVGSTGNLGLSIGIMSAKLGFSVSVHMSADAKAWKKDKLRYHGVTVVEYEQDYGVAVAQGRKEAEKDPNCFFIDDENSQSLFLGYSVAGERLKQQFTEKNIAVDARHPLFVYLPCGVGGGPGGVAFGLKAAFGDHVHCIFAEPTHSPCMLLGVHTGLHDGISVQEIGIDNVTAADGLAVGRASGFVGRAMERLLDGYITVSDERLYRLLGQLSKSENIQLEPSALAGMLGPVISTNNSEYRERMGFDGSIMANATHLVWATGGGMVPQSEMQVYLEQSST
- the dgcA gene encoding N-acetyl-D-Glu racemase DgcA, whose protein sequence is MLLEATPHSIKLATPFVISRGARTHCHIVRVTVSHDHQQGTGECTPYLRYGESVESVIAQIESWTSDLVSLSPQEAKQHLQSMPAGAARNAVDCALWDLISKLEGASFPSPTFTISPTIETAMTVSIGEAEAMATQAKQYVDQGATLLKVKLDGESVVERVAAVRAAAPHSKIILDANEAWGTLDLEQLFEQLAPFNITMIEQPLPSGEDQLLASITHPIPLCADESCHTRAQLVDLKGLYEMVNIKLDKTGGLTEALLLEKQAREEGFAIMAGCMLGTSIAMKAALPIATNAEVVDLDGPVLLGDDVEDGLKYHAGKLYL
- a CDS encoding sensor domain-containing diguanylate cyclase is translated as MTSVIGHRINLRLLVLSLCILSVAITLMNVFHSSYRAQHELIINKNLEANRVYADKMAAMTDVYVEQVISQLKYSARLLSSRIDDANFVEQETARLKQQTDSFNSVYVVNHDGVIGSIMPKSVNIQGVKLTSERSRQSIRAKAPLISDPFVSPAGNYLISMTYPIFSPQGRYLGYVGGSIYLENSSLLSNLLSRHNYKDGSYLYVVDRNRSLIYHPDKNRIGEVVLGNDAVETALNVGEGSKEVVNTQGIRVLSGFALVKSTGWGIIAQTPKDRAIMELETQMQYVMFESIPVGIGTLIFIWVSAICISRPLWQLANTVNKFDTTHSLSTELSNVHPWYFEASQLKASCENTFNLVSNQIEKLHSENLTDPMTGLLNRRGLKQTIETFQQSNKPVSVLALDIDHFKAVNDKYGHQFGDQLIKQTANLMKAQVRDVDVVCRSGGEEFIIFLDGASMDVAYDIAERIRRSIESDITSFEEGATISIGVAQWHGDTTPLSLTLELADNALYAAKRKGRNRTEIFSYTNHSK